In Psychrobacter ciconiae, the following are encoded in one genomic region:
- a CDS encoding Fic family protein, whose product MKHVTYIHEHPNWTDWQWSDKKLLPLVSQVRLLQGQLLGKLLTLGFELNVEAQLDAVTLEVVKTSEIEGEVLKTDQVRSSVARHLGVDDHDLPAASREIDAVVEMMLAATFHFDKPLLLEDLFSWHRALFPDGYSGLYQINVGKLRDDSQGAMQVVSGGYGRERVHFVAPCADRLVDELDRFLQWFNTPPSKQDDLDLVIKAGIAHLWFVTLHPFDDGNGRLTRAITERMLAKSDGSAQRFYSLSAQILNRRNDYYKVLERTQKGGRDITSWLVWFLETLIDALIAAQATTDRIMAKASFWQSHRHHSLNDRQIKMLNRLMNDFYGKLTTKKWATMTKCSIDTALRDINDLIAKGMLQKSVASGRSTSYEISL is encoded by the coding sequence ATGAAACATGTCACTTATATTCATGAGCATCCTAACTGGACCGATTGGCAGTGGTCAGATAAAAAACTGCTGCCGCTCGTTAGCCAAGTGCGATTGCTTCAAGGTCAACTTCTCGGCAAATTGCTGACCCTTGGGTTTGAATTAAACGTTGAAGCTCAATTGGATGCTGTGACCCTCGAGGTGGTCAAAACTTCTGAAATTGAAGGCGAGGTTTTAAAAACCGATCAAGTAAGATCGTCTGTTGCTCGTCATTTAGGGGTTGATGACCATGATTTGCCAGCCGCTTCTCGAGAGATTGACGCAGTGGTTGAGATGATGCTGGCTGCGACATTTCATTTTGATAAGCCGTTATTGTTAGAAGATTTGTTCAGTTGGCATCGAGCGCTGTTCCCAGATGGGTATAGCGGGCTTTATCAAATTAACGTTGGTAAGCTTCGAGATGACAGTCAAGGTGCTATGCAGGTGGTTTCAGGAGGCTATGGTCGAGAGCGCGTGCATTTTGTTGCGCCTTGTGCAGATAGGCTTGTTGATGAGTTGGATCGTTTTTTACAGTGGTTTAATACGCCGCCAAGCAAGCAAGATGATTTGGATTTGGTCATCAAAGCAGGCATCGCGCATTTATGGTTTGTGACGCTGCATCCTTTTGATGATGGTAATGGACGGCTAACCCGTGCAATTACAGAGCGGATGCTGGCTAAAAGTGATGGCAGCGCTCAGCGCTTTTATAGTTTGTCTGCGCAAATTTTAAATCGGCGTAATGACTATTATAAGGTTTTGGAGCGAACGCAAAAAGGCGGTCGTGATATCACATCATGGCTAGTTTGGTTTTTAGAAACGCTGATAGATGCCCTGATTGCCGCGCAAGCGACCACCGATAGAATTATGGCAAAAGCCAGTTTTTGGCAGTCGCATCGGCATCATTCGTTAAATGATAGGCAAATTAAGATGCTTAATCGGTTAATGAATGATTTTTACGGCAAATTGACCACCAAAAAATGGGCAACGATGACTAAGTGCTCCATTGACACTGCCCTTCGCGATATTAATGATTTGATAGCCAAAGGCATGCTGCAAAAATCAGTTGCGTCAGGTCGTAGCACGAGTTATGAGATTTCTTTGTAG
- a CDS encoding c-type cytochrome, with product MLTIYPMQRLFLCGLMGLLVLSGCKKVPPDYRPEVSLPVFTEGDADKGALIYDDACAQCHQLKAGFNKKGPQLMNIYGAKAGLLNDYKFSKALSESGWVWDAKTLDHYIADVDKALPDSKMLADPMPDARERADVIAYLSTLREVPPVIEEGEAVDKTLKRRPQMENEPVEIVEGEPAAAQFP from the coding sequence ATGTTGACAATTTATCCTATGCAGCGATTGTTTTTGTGTGGTTTGATGGGTTTACTCGTTCTAAGCGGCTGTAAAAAAGTGCCGCCAGATTATCGCCCTGAGGTGAGCTTGCCTGTCTTTACCGAAGGTGATGCCGATAAAGGTGCGCTAATTTATGACGATGCTTGCGCTCAGTGTCACCAGCTCAAAGCAGGGTTTAATAAAAAAGGTCCGCAACTGATGAACATTTATGGCGCAAAGGCAGGCTTATTAAACGATTATAAGTTCAGCAAAGCGCTTAGCGAGTCGGGCTGGGTTTGGGATGCTAAAACGCTGGACCATTATATTGCAGACGTTGATAAAGCGCTTCCGGATTCAAAAATGCTTGCTGACCCGATGCCGGATGCTCGCGAGCGCGCCGATGTTATTGCTTATTTGTCGACCTTGCGTGAGGTCCCGCCGGTGATTGAAGAGGGCGAGGCGGTTGATAAAACCCTCAAACGGCGACCACAAATGGAAAATGAGCCGGTAGAGATTGTTGAGGGCGAACCGGCGGCGGCGCAATTTCCATAA
- a CDS encoding AAA family ATPase yields MSYAEGLNTHLPTSLQADATAIDYRQNQQQVSQLLAKMNEVILDKSEVVKLALSCILAGGHLLLQDLPGMGKTTLAQGLAQLLGLSFNRIQFTNDMLPADILGMSIYDPKSMSFSFRQGPIFTQLLLADEINRSSPKTQSALLEAMEERQVSQDGRTFALPLPFFVIATQNPLQQAGVYPLPESQLDRFLMCLSLGFPSPKAERALLQGEDRRALLGSLAAIMDTTAVQQAQSGVRQVFVADVVLDYLQRLVAKTRSSSEYHGLSPRGVLSLQRAAQAYAFVSGQSEVTPEDIQAVFAAVSNHRLGQRFMPAHVGGAGALSIAERILAGVPI; encoded by the coding sequence ATGTCGTATGCCGAAGGTCTTAACACTCATTTGCCAACCTCGCTGCAAGCGGACGCAACAGCCATTGATTATCGTCAAAATCAGCAGCAAGTCAGTCAGCTGCTTGCCAAAATGAACGAGGTGATTTTAGATAAATCTGAGGTGGTGAAACTTGCGCTCAGCTGTATCTTGGCAGGGGGGCATTTATTGCTGCAAGACTTACCGGGGATGGGCAAAACGACACTGGCGCAAGGCTTAGCGCAGCTTTTAGGGCTGAGCTTTAACCGAATTCAATTTACCAACGATATGCTGCCGGCAGATATTTTGGGGATGAGCATTTACGACCCAAAGTCGATGTCATTTAGCTTTCGCCAAGGTCCTATTTTTACTCAGTTACTTCTTGCCGATGAAATCAACCGCTCAAGTCCCAAAACCCAAAGCGCGCTGCTTGAAGCGATGGAGGAGCGGCAAGTCAGCCAAGATGGTCGAACCTTTGCGCTACCGCTGCCGTTTTTTGTGATTGCTACCCAAAACCCACTTCAGCAAGCCGGCGTTTATCCGCTGCCAGAGTCGCAGCTTGACCGCTTTTTGATGTGTTTGTCGCTTGGGTTTCCTTCGCCAAAGGCGGAGCGCGCCTTATTACAAGGTGAAGACAGACGGGCGCTGTTAGGTAGCTTGGCGGCGATTATGGATACCACTGCCGTTCAGCAGGCACAATCAGGCGTGCGCCAAGTGTTTGTTGCCGATGTGGTTCTTGATTATTTGCAGCGGCTGGTCGCCAAAACGCGATCGAGCTCAGAGTATCATGGGCTGTCACCACGTGGAGTGCTGTCGTTGCAGCGAGCCGCCCAAGCTTATGCGTTCGTTTCAGGACAGTCGGAGGTGACGCCTGAGGACATTCAAGCGGTGTTTGCTGCCGTGAGTAATCACCGGCTGGGGCAGCGCTTTATGCCGGCGCATGTTGGTGGAGCAGGGGCACTCAGCATTGCCGAGCGTATTTTGGCGGGAGTTCCCATTTAA
- a CDS encoding transglutaminase family protein yields the protein MKPLFSKPRLATDLLSRQNASSFERLALGQPMALSVADSADKRPLSKIKKLVALPAYYWVLMSQLAVILPHAAHLPLWLIGFAVFSIIAQLPSIKSRFKQAKVLKRLYQGMQMFGFLLGLFGLWLTYQTAFGLDMGVAFLVLCLVSKLWELYRRRDAYVVLNLSLFVLAALFLMDQGLVTTLEVIIGTLLVFLAFIALNDDGNQAGSGRLRTLGILSISALPLLVVLFLFFPRLPPLWSVQLSGNQATTGVSDSMSPGDFANLGQSTALAFRVDFKGSRPNQSELYWRGLVFSDFDGVTWRPDYQQQAFWQWSPNRQTPPWLNNALATAPDSAKLEPSRYEVILEPTQQRWLFGLDYPFSQRPNVAMTSNFTLITPQPVTQQLRYEALKIAPMVIDPVLSDADRRLNLALPNSGNAKSKQLAKQLFNQSGNDPIRYMQAIERWIHGSDFRYTLSPPTLERDRIDSFLFETRAGFCEHYSSSFTFMMRAAGIPARVVAGYQGGELSRGGSVWEVRQRDAHAWSEVWLEGQGWVRIDPTSFVAPERVEQGMDALTQSRGASMFGSGAGAQLSYQQYQLLQSLRRLSDQASYYWQKDIVGYDQDKQSNALLKWFHIKTITQQILWLAITAAIVMTLIALMIWLRRRKYIHPADKALSILNKKISKTHAELSKTDVEGQLAWLKRLQEALSADNEPLQSAISEVINAYRKLRYGKLSQLNKKDGDYQRALEQLNSQVKALQSMFK from the coding sequence ATGAAGCCTCTTTTTTCAAAACCTCGCTTAGCAACTGATTTACTATCGCGGCAAAATGCTTCAAGCTTTGAGCGCTTAGCATTAGGTCAACCTATGGCGCTAAGCGTAGCCGATAGCGCGGATAAAAGACCGTTATCCAAAATCAAAAAACTGGTGGCGCTTCCGGCTTATTATTGGGTGCTGATGTCGCAACTTGCGGTGATATTGCCGCACGCCGCGCACCTACCGCTTTGGCTGATTGGCTTTGCGGTATTTAGCATCATCGCACAGCTGCCAAGCATCAAATCGCGATTTAAACAAGCCAAAGTGCTTAAAAGACTGTACCAAGGCATGCAGATGTTTGGGTTTTTGCTTGGGCTTTTTGGGCTTTGGCTGACCTATCAGACGGCTTTTGGTTTGGATATGGGCGTGGCGTTTTTGGTGCTGTGCTTGGTCAGTAAGCTTTGGGAGCTGTACCGCCGGCGCGACGCTTATGTGGTGCTCAATTTATCGCTGTTTGTTCTTGCGGCTTTGTTTTTAATGGACCAAGGGTTGGTGACGACTTTAGAGGTCATCATCGGCACGCTGCTGGTGTTTTTGGCGTTTATTGCGCTGAACGACGATGGCAACCAAGCAGGAAGCGGTAGGCTGCGAACGCTTGGCATATTGAGCATTTCGGCATTACCGCTTTTGGTGGTGCTGTTTTTGTTTTTTCCAAGGTTGCCGCCGCTTTGGTCGGTTCAGCTGTCTGGCAATCAAGCAACCACGGGCGTGTCAGACAGTATGTCGCCGGGGGATTTTGCCAATTTAGGGCAGTCAACGGCGCTGGCGTTTCGCGTCGATTTTAAGGGGTCGCGACCTAACCAAAGCGAGCTTTATTGGCGCGGTTTGGTGTTTAGCGACTTTGATGGCGTCACTTGGCGACCGGATTATCAACAGCAAGCGTTTTGGCAGTGGTCACCGAATCGGCAAACGCCGCCTTGGCTGAATAACGCCCTTGCCACCGCTCCCGACAGCGCCAAGCTTGAGCCAAGCCGATATGAGGTGATTTTAGAGCCGACGCAGCAGCGCTGGCTGTTTGGACTTGATTATCCATTTTCGCAGCGCCCTAATGTGGCAATGACCTCAAACTTTACGCTGATAACGCCGCAGCCGGTCACTCAGCAGTTGCGCTACGAAGCGCTAAAAATCGCGCCGATGGTCATTGACCCTGTATTAAGTGATGCCGACAGACGGCTAAATTTAGCCTTACCAAATTCAGGAAATGCCAAATCAAAACAACTGGCAAAGCAGCTGTTTAACCAATCTGGCAATGACCCTATTCGCTATATGCAAGCGATTGAGCGCTGGATTCATGGTTCGGATTTTCGCTATACCTTATCGCCGCCAACGCTTGAGCGCGACCGCATCGACAGCTTTTTATTTGAAACTCGCGCCGGCTTTTGTGAGCATTATTCCTCAAGCTTTACCTTTATGATGCGCGCGGCAGGGATTCCGGCGCGGGTGGTGGCAGGTTATCAAGGCGGCGAATTAAGCCGTGGCGGCAGTGTTTGGGAAGTCCGGCAAAGGGATGCTCATGCGTGGTCGGAGGTTTGGCTTGAGGGGCAGGGCTGGGTTCGCATTGACCCGACCTCTTTTGTTGCCCCTGAGCGCGTTGAGCAAGGGATGGACGCGTTGACCCAATCGCGCGGCGCGTCGATGTTCGGCAGCGGGGCGGGCGCGCAACTCAGCTATCAGCAGTATCAGCTGCTGCAATCACTGCGGCGATTGTCCGACCAAGCAAGCTACTATTGGCAAAAGGACATTGTCGGTTACGACCAAGACAAGCAGTCCAATGCCCTTTTAAAATGGTTTCATATCAAAACCATCACTCAGCAAATCCTTTGGCTTGCCATCACTGCTGCAATTGTAATGACGTTGATTGCCCTTATGATTTGGCTACGTCGTCGTAAATATATTCATCCGGCGGACAAAGCGTTGTCGATACTCAATAAAAAAATCAGCAAAACCCATGCAGAATTATCAAAAACCGATGTTGAGGGGCAATTAGCTTGGCTAAAACGACTTCAAGAGGCATTATCAGCCGACAATGAGCCACTACAAAGTGCGATTAGTGAGGTGATAAATGCTTATCGAAAATTGCGCTATGGCAAGTTAAGTCAGCTTAACAAAAAAGATGGTGACTACCAACGAGCGCTTGAGCAATTAAATAGCCAAGTCAAAGCGCTGCAATCAATGTTTAAATAA
- a CDS encoding DIP1984 family protein encodes MTLAEALLIRSDLQKNLAQLKVRIANNVKVQEGDLPSENPNELIKTAENLVYELATLIARIHRTNAAAKMESGETMLSLLVKRDELEMRHKLIIDAIEAAHSDTERYSPREIRWTATIATAPLQRQADEIAMQLRKLNTVIQANNWQIQLLD; translated from the coding sequence ATGACCCTTGCTGAAGCCTTATTGATCCGAAGCGATTTGCAAAAAAATTTAGCGCAATTAAAAGTTCGCATAGCCAATAATGTCAAAGTCCAAGAAGGCGACTTGCCAAGTGAAAACCCAAATGAGCTGATTAAAACGGCTGAAAACTTGGTTTATGAGTTAGCAACGCTTATTGCAAGGATTCATCGAACCAATGCCGCTGCCAAAATGGAGTCAGGCGAAACCATGCTCAGCCTTTTGGTAAAACGTGATGAGCTTGAGATGCGCCATAAGCTGATAATTGACGCGATTGAAGCGGCTCACAGTGACACTGAGCGCTATAGCCCGCGCGAAATCCGTTGGACGGCAACCATTGCCACTGCGCCACTTCAAAGGCAAGCGGATGAGATTGCCATGCAGCTTCGCAAGCTCAATACCGTCATTCAAGCCAATAATTGGCAAATTCAGCTGTTAGACTGA
- a CDS encoding DUF58 domain-containing protein, whose amino-acid sequence MKSLSLSELMSQWFAKRTPTSDSVQLNLRSVYIFFSKEGALFAVLLTITFVAGINYANNLVLGLFFYLASVWFISFHITFTHVSGLKVELVDITTAEAGAPVWVTIKLINEARQPRRQLQLSFDLGKTAEKSAATSKNNSILNQDELGVLVPELKKEVQIRLPVSTSNRGKFILPRLIIKSTYPLGIMRAWSYVYFAKVTWVTPKPLVFDWQTKFVAAQATDAAVSGRAVQGQDDFEQLSSYVEGESLARVSWAHVARGQGMLTKHFADPLGQEFCLDYADMPASTHEQKLSQLAFGVNELARAGTPFQLVLPDAASSPIGQGTQFSQACLLRLAKAP is encoded by the coding sequence TTGAAATCGCTTTCTTTATCAGAGCTCATGTCGCAATGGTTCGCTAAGCGCACCCCAACAAGTGATAGCGTTCAATTAAACTTGCGCAGTGTTTATATCTTTTTTAGTAAAGAAGGCGCGCTGTTTGCGGTGCTGCTTACCATTACCTTTGTCGCTGGAATCAATTATGCCAACAACCTTGTTTTGGGGTTGTTTTTTTATTTGGCAAGCGTTTGGTTTATCAGCTTTCATATTACCTTTACGCATGTGTCAGGGCTTAAAGTTGAGCTTGTTGATATCACGACTGCCGAAGCCGGCGCGCCAGTTTGGGTCACCATTAAGCTGATTAATGAGGCTCGGCAGCCGCGGCGGCAATTACAGCTCAGCTTTGATTTGGGAAAAACGGCTGAAAAATCAGCAGCAACCTCAAAAAACAACTCAATTTTAAATCAAGACGAGTTAGGCGTTCTTGTACCTGAGCTTAAAAAAGAAGTGCAAATTCGGCTTCCTGTCAGCACCAGCAATCGCGGTAAATTTATCTTGCCAAGGCTTATTATCAAGTCGACGTATCCACTTGGAATCATGCGCGCGTGGTCGTATGTGTATTTTGCCAAAGTCACTTGGGTGACGCCAAAGCCGCTTGTTTTTGATTGGCAGACCAAATTTGTGGCAGCGCAAGCTACTGACGCTGCCGTCAGCGGTCGCGCGGTTCAGGGTCAAGATGACTTTGAGCAGCTGTCAAGTTATGTGGAGGGCGAGTCGCTGGCACGGGTATCATGGGCGCACGTGGCACGCGGTCAAGGGATGCTGACCAAGCATTTTGCTGACCCTTTGGGGCAAGAGTTTTGTTTGGATTATGCCGATATGCCGGCAAGCACCCATGAGCAAAAGCTGTCGCAACTTGCCTTTGGGGTCAATGAGCTTGCACGCGCCGGAACGCCGTTTCAGTTGGTGCTGCCGGATGCTGCCAGCAGTCCGATTGGTCAAGGCACACAATTTTCGCAAGCGTGCTTGCTAAGGCTTGCCAAAGCACCATGA
- a CDS encoding EAL domain-containing protein, with protein MRNNPELDLLVIDEDQLYAERLVGLLQAYYGKVNLGFLDDKEELLKALRHSWDVLVFGNAYDLSFTDVVGIIQEQGLDLPVVGLMSDEMAQTGRNSEGLPAVIDGTMVKALFADQESQVVMAICLQHANVTTRRQLKSIRNVLMEAEQRANILIKNSKSAVAYLDQGIHIFANDPYLALFGFDSVEDIIGVPVVDMIAGVDNVKGFKQFLRQFEKGSRDQVEFKFESRRSDGSTFAAKLQLAAATLDGEPVTQIIIQQNHNDSSELAKRLAAAERQDSLTGLYNRRGFEEQLDQLYHDVMAAKTHGALLYIHLDNIGKISSSLGLQGVDATIKHVGFTLEEMVADGFVSRFSDTAFAILVENLTTQALTELAASINERIKSMLIEVNDRTTSTTVSIGIVKIEPNSAEPAVLLERALDAINAVNIATKNHGDDYHLYDPSEHANSDDEALAEALIDAIRNNRFELLFQPIYDIETDRSDFFETYLRLPLSDSDNTILTPDKFMTVAKTHHLSDKIDRWVLINACKRLSEFRKSHPEARVLVQLTSASLVDKRLPNVASQLINAVGGAPNALTLQFNEQDISNHLTVAKTIFSSLKSNGCQVGINNFGTSTKSVEITSFVRPDMIRLARSYIEGINNNDNLETVKSLVTRANELGSNVLMPYIEDAATMAVSWSVGARYLQGYYLEEPSPTMSADKS; from the coding sequence ATGCGAAATAACCCTGAACTGGACTTATTGGTTATTGATGAAGACCAGCTTTATGCAGAGCGATTGGTCGGCTTGTTGCAGGCGTATTATGGCAAGGTAAATTTAGGATTTTTGGATGACAAAGAGGAGCTGCTAAAGGCGCTGCGGCACTCTTGGGATGTTTTGGTGTTTGGTAATGCTTATGATTTAAGCTTTACCGATGTTGTTGGAATCATTCAAGAGCAAGGTCTTGATTTGCCTGTGGTGGGATTGATGAGCGACGAGATGGCCCAAACCGGTCGCAATTCGGAGGGCTTGCCGGCGGTTATTGATGGCACGATGGTCAAAGCCTTATTTGCGGATCAAGAATCTCAGGTCGTGATGGCAATTTGTTTGCAGCATGCCAACGTGACGACTCGTCGGCAGCTCAAAAGTATTCGCAATGTGCTTATGGAAGCTGAGCAGCGCGCCAACATCTTGATTAAAAACTCCAAAAGTGCGGTGGCGTATTTGGATCAAGGCATTCATATTTTTGCCAACGACCCTTATTTAGCGCTGTTTGGGTTTGATAGTGTTGAAGATATTATTGGTGTTCCTGTGGTTGATATGATTGCAGGCGTGGACAATGTCAAAGGTTTTAAACAGTTTTTGCGCCAGTTTGAAAAAGGCAGCCGCGATCAGGTAGAGTTTAAATTTGAAAGTCGGCGATCAGATGGCAGCACCTTTGCGGCGAAATTGCAGCTTGCTGCCGCAACGCTCGATGGTGAGCCGGTCACCCAGATTATTATTCAGCAAAATCACAATGACAGTAGCGAGCTTGCCAAGCGTTTGGCAGCAGCTGAGCGCCAAGACAGCTTGACCGGACTTTATAACCGCCGAGGCTTTGAGGAACAGCTTGATCAGCTTTATCATGACGTGATGGCGGCTAAGACTCATGGGGCGTTACTTTATATTCATCTTGATAATATCGGTAAGATCAGCTCAAGCCTTGGGCTACAAGGGGTCGATGCGACAATTAAGCACGTAGGTTTTACGCTTGAGGAGATGGTGGCAGATGGCTTTGTGAGCCGATTTAGCGATACGGCGTTTGCCATTTTGGTTGAGAACTTGACTACCCAAGCCTTAACTGAGCTTGCAGCGAGCATCAATGAGCGCATCAAATCCATGCTCATTGAGGTCAACGACCGCACAACCAGCACGACGGTAAGTATCGGTATCGTGAAGATTGAGCCCAATTCTGCAGAGCCTGCCGTGCTGCTTGAGCGTGCCTTAGATGCCATTAATGCGGTCAATATCGCCACCAAAAATCACGGTGATGATTATCATCTATATGACCCAAGCGAGCATGCCAACAGTGATGATGAGGCACTAGCTGAAGCTTTAATCGATGCCATTCGTAACAACCGCTTTGAGCTGCTGTTTCAGCCGATTTATGATATCGAGACCGACCGCAGCGACTTTTTTGAGACCTATTTGCGACTGCCGCTTAGCGATAGCGACAACACCATTTTAACGCCAGATAAGTTTATGACGGTGGCAAAAACGCATCATCTTAGCGATAAAATTGACCGCTGGGTGCTGATTAATGCGTGTAAGCGCCTAAGCGAGTTTCGAAAATCTCATCCTGAAGCGCGCGTTTTGGTTCAATTAACCAGCGCCTCTTTGGTTGATAAGCGCTTACCTAACGTGGCAAGTCAGCTTATCAACGCGGTCGGCGGCGCGCCAAATGCTTTGACCTTGCAGTTTAATGAGCAGGACATCAGCAACCATTTGACCGTTGCCAAGACCATCTTTTCATCGTTAAAAAGCAATGGCTGTCAGGTGGGCATCAACAACTTTGGCACGTCAACTAAGTCGGTTGAAATTACAAGCTTCGTCAGACCTGATATGATAAGGTTGGCGCGCAGCTACATTGAAGGTATCAATAATAATGATAACCTTGAAACGGTGAAGTCGTTGGTAACGCGCGCGAATGAACTTGGTAGCAATGTGTTGATGCCTTATATTGAAGATGCCGCCACGATGGCTGTCTCTTGGAGTGTGGGGGCGCGCTATTTGCAAGGCTACTATCTTGAAGAGCCAAGCCCGACGATGAGTGCTGATAAGTCCTAA